In Canis aureus isolate CA01 chromosome 12, VMU_Caureus_v.1.0, whole genome shotgun sequence, a genomic segment contains:
- the RHOB gene encoding rho-related GTP-binding protein RhoB: protein MAAIRKKLVVVGDGACGKTCLLIVFSKDEFPEVYVPTVFENYVADIEVDGKQVELALWDTAGQEDYDRLRPLSYPDTDVILMCFSVDSPDSLENIPEKWVPEVKHFCPNVPIILVANKKDLRSDEHVRTELARMKQEPVRTDDGRAMAVRIQAYDYLECSAKTKEGVREVFETATRAALQKRYGSQNGCINCCKVL from the coding sequence ATGGCGGCCATCCGCAAGAAGCTGGTGGTGGTGGGCGACGGCGCGTGCGGCAAGACGTGCCTGCTGATCGTGTTCAGTAAGGACGAGTTCCCCGAGGTGTACGTGCCCACCGTCTTCGAGAACTATGTGGCCGACATCGAGGTGGACGGCAAGCAGGTGGAGCTGGCGCTCTGGGACACGGCGGGCCAGGAGGACTACGACCGCCTGCGGCCACTCTCCTACCCGGACACCGACGTGATCCTCATGTGCTTCTCCGTGGACAGCCCCGACTCGCTGGAGAACATCCCCGAGAAGTGGGTGCCCGAGGTGAAGCACTTCTGCCCCAACGTGCCCATCATCCTGGTGGCCAACAAGAAAGACCTGCGCAGCGACGAGCACGTCCGCACGGAGCTGGCGCGCATGAAGCAGGAACCGGTGCGCACGGATGACGGCCGCGCCATGGCCGTGCGCATCCAAGCCTACGACTACCTCGAGTGCTCGGCCAAGACCAAGGAGGGCGTGCGCGAGGTCTTCGAGACGGCCACGCGCGCCGCGCTGCAGAAGCGCTACGGCTCCCAGAACGGCTGCATCAACTGCTGCAAGGTGCTATGA